A single region of the Fimbriimonadaceae bacterium genome encodes:
- a CDS encoding helix-turn-helix transcriptional regulator → MGEALQILNEPEQIAVLGTQLRLRMLEHLSVPQSATSLAVLLDLPRQQVNYHLRELERVGLVEFVEERRKGNCMERLFKCSAEAFVVAPSALGELRASPEKIQDQQSSDYLASIGARLIDDVSHLRQQSGAVPTLTIEADIAFESDETRGAFARELAVALASLAEKYHSTNGQTAFRLVTFSHPIAMETKS, encoded by the coding sequence ATGGGCGAAGCGCTTCAAATCCTTAATGAGCCAGAGCAGATTGCCGTGCTGGGCACTCAGCTTCGGCTGAGAATGCTAGAGCATCTATCTGTTCCACAGTCTGCTACTAGCCTCGCCGTTTTGCTTGACCTCCCTCGCCAACAAGTGAACTACCATTTGCGAGAGCTGGAAAGAGTTGGATTGGTTGAGTTCGTTGAGGAAAGACGTAAAGGCAACTGCATGGAACGCCTATTTAAGTGCTCGGCCGAAGCATTTGTTGTCGCTCCATCTGCTTTGGGTGAGCTTCGTGCAAGTCCAGAAAAGATCCAAGACCAACAAAGCTCCGACTACCTCGCGTCTATCGGAGCTCGGCTCATCGACGACGTATCTCACCTCCGCCAACAAAGCGGAGCAGTCCCGACCCTCACCATCGAAGCCGATATTGCCTTTGAATCTGATGAGACACGCGGAGCTTTCGCCCGAGAACTCGCCGTAGCCCTCGCCAGCCTCGCCGAAAAGTACCACTCTACGAACGGCCAAACAGCATTTCGATTAGTCACTTTTTCACATCCAATCGCTATGGAGACCAAATCATGA